The Prunus persica cultivar Lovell chromosome G7, Prunus_persica_NCBIv2, whole genome shotgun sequence genome has a segment encoding these proteins:
- the LOC18771456 gene encoding digalactosyldiacylglycerol synthase 1, chloroplastic, whose amino-acid sequence MASEGQASTSSNAFSFISKGWREVKDSADADLQLMKHRANEFKNLATSFDRELENLFKFNSASAIRSSPRSEIDFVKKLQPKLSEFRRVYSSPDFSKKVLEKWGPRSRIRIDLSAIKNALVSEGENRDGVMEFDRVRRRRPLKFSEFWGEWKGDGEAEDEERQSNKDWEPIRALKTRLKEFEKREFLGGFKNSEFVEKFKSSLKSMYKEPEESKAVPPLDVTELLACLVRQSEPFLDQLGVRRNVCEKIVESLCSKSKNQLLHPLSSGESSVLDSESINDELDLRIASVLQSTGHSYDGGFWTDHAKNDPSDQKRHVAIVTTASLPWMTGTAVNPLFRAAYLAESAKQNVTLLVPWLCKSDQELVYPSDVTFTSPEEQETYIRNWLEERVGFKADFKISFYPGKFSKERRSIIPAGDTSQFIPSKDADIAILEEPEHLNWYHHGKRWTDKFNHVVGVVHTNYLEYIKREKNGALQAFFVKHINNWVTRAYCDKVLRLSAATQDLPRSLICNVHGVNPKFLRIGEKVAADRELGQETFSKGAYFLGKMVWAKGYRELIDLLAKHKNNLDGFKLDVYGNGEDANEVQSTAKSLDLNLNFLKGRDHADDSLHGYKVFINPSVSDVLCTATAEALAMGKFVVCANHPSNEFFRSFPNCLTYETPEDFVAKVKEAMESDPKPLTPEQRYNLSWEAATQRFMEYSDLDKVLNKDNNGAKSSIGNGKKISKSASVPSLTGMVDGGLAFAHYCLTGNEFLRLCTGAIPGTRDYDKQHCKDLHLLPPHVENPIYGW is encoded by the exons ATGGCCAGCGAAGGTCAAGCTTCGACCTCCTCCAACGCCTTCTCCTTCATTTCAAAGGGGTGGAGGGAGGTGAAGGACTCGGCTGACGCGGATCTCCAATTGATGAAGCACCGGGCAAACGAGTTTAAGAACCTAGCGACGTCGTTCGACCGCGAGCTCGAGAACctattcaaattcaattcgGCGTCGGCGATTCGGTCGTCGCCGCGGTCGGAGATAGACTTCGTCAAGAAGTTGCAGCCGAAGCTCTCCGAGTTTCGGAGGGTGTACTCGTCGCCGGACTTCAGCAAGAAGGTGCTGGAGAAGTGGGGCCCGAGGTCCAGGATTCGGATCGATTTATCGGCGATAAAGAATGCTTTGGTATCGGAGGGGGAGAACAGGGATGGGGTTATGGAATTTGATAGGGTTAGGAGGAGGAGGCCTCTGAAGTTTAGTGAGTTTTGGGGTGAGTGGAAAGGAGACGGTGAGGCTGAGGATGAGGAAAGGCAGTCTAATAAGGATTGGGAACCAATTCGGGCGTTGAAGACGAGATTGAAAGAGTTCGAGAAGCGAGAATTTCTTGGTGGGTTTAAGAATAGTGAGTTTGTTGAGAAATTCAAATCCAGCTTG AAATCAATGTACAAGGAACCTGAGGAATCAAAG GCAGTACCTCCATTGGATGTGACAGAACTTTTGGCATGCTTGGTTAGGCAATCTGAGCCTTTTCTGGATCAACTTGGCGTTAGAAGAA ATGTATGTGAGAAAATAGTGGAAAGCTTGTGTAGCAAAAGCAAGAACCAACTTCTGCACCCCCTTTCTTCCGGAGAGTCATCTGTTCTAGACAGTGAAAGCATAAATGATGAATTAGACTTAAGGATAGCCAGCGTCCTCCAGAGCACAGGGCATTCTTATGATGGTGGGTTTTGGACAGACCATGCAAAGAATGACCCATCAGACCAGAAACGACATGTTGCTATTGTCACAACTGCTAGTCTTCCTTGGATGACTGGAACTGCAGTGAATCCCCTGTTTCGTGCTGCATATCTTGCAGAGtctgcaaaacaaaatgttACATTATTAGTTCCGTGGCTTTGTAAATCAGATCAAGAACTAGTATATCCAAGCGACGTCACTTTTACTTCACCAGAAGAGCAGGAAACTTATATCCGTAACTGGCTTGAGGAAAGAGTTGGCTTTAAGGCTGACTTTAAGATCTCTTTTTATCCAGGAAAG TTCTCAAAAGAAAGGCGAAGCATTATACCAGCTGGAGACACTTCTCAGTTTATTCCGTCCAAGGATGCTGACATTGCTATCCTCGAAGAACCAGAACACTTGAATTGGTACCATCATGGTAAGCGTTGGACTGATAAATTTAACCATGTTGTCGGTGTTGTTCACACAAATTACTTGGAATATATCAAGAGGGAGAAGAATGGAGCTCTCCAAGCATTCTTTGTGAAGCACATAAACAATTGGGTTACAAGAGCATATTGCGACAAG GTTCTTCGCCTTTCAGCTGCCACACAGGATTTACCTAGGTCTCTGATTTGCAATGTCCACGGTGTGAATCCCAAGTTCTTGAGAATTGGAGAAAAGGTGGCCGCAGATAGGGAACTTGGACAGGAAACATTCTCAAAAGGAGCATATTTCTTAGGGAAGATGGTATGGGCAAAGGGATACCGTGAGCTGATAGATTTGTTGGCAAAGCATAAGAATAACCTTGATGGCTTCAAGTTGGACGTGTATGGGAATGGAGAGGATGCCAACGAAGTTCAGAGTACAGCTAAAAGCTTGGATTTGAATCTCAATTTTCTGAAAGGAAGAGACCATGCAGATGATTCTCTTCACGG GTACAAAGTCTTCATAAATCCCAGTGTTAGTGATGTACTCTGCACAGCCACCGCTGAGGCGCTTGCCATGGGCAAATTTGTAGTTTGTGCGAATCATCCATCAAATGAGTTCTTCAGATCATTTCCTAATTGTTTGACCTATGAAACACCTGAGGACTTTGTTGCGAAAGTGAAGGAAGCAATGGAAAGTGACCCTAAGCCCCTTACTCCAGAGCAAAGATACAATCTATCATGGGAAGCTGCTACCCAGAGATTCATGGAGTACTCCGATCTTGATAAAGTCTTGAATAAAGACAACAACGGTGCAAAATCAAGCATAGGCAATGGAAAGAAGATCTCAAAGTCAGCATCAGTGCCTAGCTTGACGGGTATGGTCGATGGTGGTTTGGCATTTGCCCACTACTGTCTCACTGGGAATGAATTCCTTCGACTCTGCACAGGGGCAATACCTGGAACCCGTGACTACGACAAGCAACACTGTAAAGACCTTCATCTCTTGCCGCCTCACGTAGAAAATCCAATTTATGGCTGGTAA
- the LOC18771290 gene encoding uncharacterized protein LOC18771290 has product MGLLSNRVDKGSLKPGDHIYSWRTAYIYAHHGIYVGDDTVVHFTRRGQEVGTGTMLDALLVSSGPARPQQPCQVCTPREEGSGVLSSCLNCFLAGGVLYRFEYAVNPALFIAKARGGTCTLAVSDPDDVVVHRAKYLLDNGFGCYNVFKKNCEDFAIYCKTGLLVLDQGTIGQSGQAVSIIGGPLAAVLSTPLRLVTTNVYGMAATAITMYCASRYAADIGMRRDVVKVSVEDMTSKLATGLLRVAEAQIVLAPIIGSSNLVTQ; this is encoded by the exons atgggtcTGCTCTCCAACAG AGTGGATAAGGGGAGCCTGAAGCCTGGGGATCACATCTACTCTTGGAGGACTGCCTATATCTATGCTCATCATG GCATCTATGTAGGGGATGACACAGTCGTTCATTTCACCAGGCGTGGGCAAGAAGTAGGAACAGGGACAATGCTGGATGCACTCTTGGTTAGCTCAGGGCCAGCCCGACCTCAACAGCCCTGCCAAGTTTGCACTCCACGGGAAGAGGGAAGTGGGGTTCTCTCCTCGTGCCTGAACTGCTTTCTTGCAGGGGGTGTCTTGTATCGTTTTGAATATGCTGTCAACCCTGCTCTCTTTATTGCAAAAGCACGTGGGGGAACCTGCACTCTTGCAGTCTCGGATCCAGATGATGTCGTCGTCCATCGAGCAAAATACTTGCTCGACAATGGCTTTGGTTGTTATAAcgtatttaagaaaaattgtgaagacTTTGCTATTTACTGCAAAACGGGGCTTCTTGTTCTGGATCAAGGAACAATTGGCCAAAGCGGACAAGCAGTTTCTATAATAGGGGGACCTCTTGCAGCCGTTTTATCCACACCATTGCGTCTTGTTACCACCAATGTTTATGGGATGGCGGCAACAGCCATTACAATGTACTGCGCTAGCAGGTACGCTGCGGACATTGGTATGAGGAGGGATGTAGTGAAGGTGTCTGTGGAGGATATGACAAGCAAATTGGCAACTGGCTTGCTCCGGGTGGCGGAGGCCCAAATTGTATTGGCCCCTATAATAGGTTCTTCCAACCTTGTCACTCAATAG